A stretch of Cyanobacterium sp. HL-69 DNA encodes these proteins:
- a CDS encoding Circadian input kinase A, which produces MKNKVKQINVGLVALIIFAYLGNYFNLRLFFGVDFIFGTIFVWLISYYYGKFWGTVAGFIAGVHTYFLWGHIYSVILYTLEAFTVNFFWQRKSKSLVLLTTLFWLIIATPLIIISYLYILKVSLLGVLLIILKQTINGILNAIIASIFIYYFPLNKILKVRTKKLVLPFEQTLFNLLIICTFIPLLLFSIIASNHQLQEIEGQIISRLNQVSESFTNKINLWQQENQRAIALLAEKESSNGDDNRENNLSLIVNILPYFDTIYVTDEQGIIIDAVSKYQVRRTELIGVDISNTDHFIISKFNGQNLITELHSDIGNENQHIGFVSSITKNSQWSGLVYGAININSLQTFLNENATVFQTDMYLLGQQNKILFSASSHHTENQFFSLETDDNYEVRSPRYNNQYPDEGIYQSLPIVRGMPIMSRWRESSYFKQIPIPENLPLDIISSVPTRPYVDSLQRYYVRLLTIMMVIVLITFFLAYKISQNIVKPIKSLTKITTDLPEKITSDQSLEWEKTTIKEIEILSSNYQSMIIVLREKFTQLRESKENLAIRIAERTRELQLNTEKLELQIEKKQEIEQRLREKDERYELAVSGTNDGIWDWNLNTNEVYYSPAWMRIIGYEENPLPSILDTWFERIYQEDKENNLQEIYLYLNSKKELYQNIHRLKHRNGEYVWVQAKGKRDFDSNGKPYRLVGTITDITDKVKVEQELRIAKDQAEAANLAKSQFLATMSHEIRTPMNAVIGMTGLLLDTELTPEQQEFTEIIRTSSDSLLSIINDILDFSKIESGKLELEKQPFSLYQVVEESLDLLAPKASQKNIELVYFLDPDISPSIIGDVTRLRQVLVNLLSNAVKFTPKGEVILSANIDSPHLSDSQQGYLLFVVEDTGIGVPSNRMDKLFKAFSQVDASTTRNYGGTGLGLAICQKLVNLMGGRMWVESQGHVAGDCPPQWQITSHSDTKGSKFCFTIKTRFSSDIPSSMETNNSLLRGKKVLVVDDNEINRRMLLSQCHKFGLEVFVTASGEETLTLIDQEQPDIDLAILDMQMPKMDGVTLAKAISATEKYHSTPLILLSSIGHAEIEKALEQVNWAATLIKPIKQSRLYYILSKIIQNPALKAKPDQLSPISLTDSMGGQELAITTPLKILIAEDNIINQKVITNILKRLGYRADVVANGLEVLDTLRRQSYDLILMDVQMPEMDGLTATRQIRTLWNSASNDFYGQPPQIIAMTANAMEGDRERCIEAGMNDYLSKPVRVEALIEKLKTVKRSDSAVIFNNSYQKEKPVIKRSMTELDPNIIAELKDMIGEEDFEEVFQDLINSYLEDSPKLMEGLKLGVEKQDLAQIKISSHTLKSSSVTLGATYLSDLCRQVEAHTSDGNMKAMGELLPLILTEYDHVEDLMKEQLQKLN; this is translated from the coding sequence ATGAAAAATAAGGTTAAACAAATTAACGTTGGTTTAGTTGCCCTGATAATTTTTGCTTATTTGGGTAACTACTTTAACCTAAGATTATTTTTTGGTGTAGATTTTATTTTTGGAACTATTTTTGTGTGGTTAATTTCTTACTATTATGGTAAGTTTTGGGGTACTGTCGCAGGTTTTATTGCAGGGGTACATACCTACTTTTTATGGGGACATATTTACTCTGTTATTCTTTACACCCTTGAAGCCTTTACAGTTAACTTTTTTTGGCAAAGAAAATCTAAAAGTTTAGTTCTATTAACTACTTTATTTTGGTTAATTATTGCAACTCCTCTAATTATCATATCTTATTTGTACATTTTAAAAGTATCGTTACTAGGGGTGCTTTTAATTATTCTTAAACAGACTATAAATGGCATTTTAAATGCGATTATAGCCAGTATATTTATTTACTATTTCCCTTTAAATAAGATATTAAAAGTTCGTACTAAAAAGTTAGTTTTACCTTTTGAGCAAACCCTATTTAATTTATTAATTATTTGCACTTTTATTCCTCTGCTATTATTTAGCATTATAGCGAGTAATCATCAGTTACAAGAAATAGAAGGTCAGATAATTTCTAGGTTAAATCAAGTATCGGAGAGTTTTACTAATAAAATTAATTTATGGCAACAAGAAAATCAAAGGGCGATCGCCCTGTTAGCCGAAAAAGAGTCCAGTAATGGAGATGATAATAGAGAAAATAACCTTTCTTTAATAGTAAATATATTACCCTATTTTGACACAATTTACGTTACTGATGAACAAGGAATTATTATCGATGCTGTTTCTAAATATCAAGTTAGAAGAACAGAATTAATCGGAGTAGATATAAGTAATACAGATCATTTTATTATTTCAAAATTTAATGGACAAAATTTAATTACCGAACTTCACAGCGATATAGGAAATGAAAATCAACACATCGGTTTTGTTAGTTCTATTACCAAAAATAGTCAATGGTCTGGTCTTGTTTATGGAGCTATTAATATTAACTCTCTTCAAACATTTCTTAATGAAAATGCTACAGTTTTTCAAACTGATATGTACCTTTTAGGGCAACAAAATAAAATTCTTTTTAGTGCTAGTTCTCACCACACAGAAAATCAGTTTTTTAGCTTAGAAACTGATGATAATTATGAAGTGCGATCGCCCCGTTACAACAACCAATATCCAGACGAAGGCATCTATCAATCTTTACCCATAGTGCGAGGAATGCCCATCATGTCTCGATGGAGAGAATCAAGCTATTTTAAACAAATACCCATCCCCGAAAACCTCCCCCTAGACATTATCAGTAGCGTTCCCACCCGTCCTTATGTAGATAGTCTGCAAAGATATTATGTAAGACTCCTTACCATCATGATGGTAATAGTTTTAATTACCTTTTTCCTAGCGTACAAAATCAGTCAAAACATAGTTAAACCAATCAAAAGTTTAACAAAAATCACCACAGACTTACCAGAAAAAATTACCAGCGACCAATCCCTAGAATGGGAAAAAACCACCATCAAAGAAATAGAAATTCTCAGCAGCAATTATCAATCAATGATAATAGTGTTAAGGGAAAAATTTACCCAACTCAGAGAATCAAAAGAAAACCTTGCCATCAGGATAGCAGAGCGCACCAGAGAACTACAACTAAATACCGAAAAACTAGAATTACAGATAGAAAAAAAACAAGAAATAGAACAAAGACTAAGGGAAAAAGATGAACGTTATGAACTAGCCGTTTCAGGTACCAACGACGGTATCTGGGATTGGAACTTAAACACCAACGAAGTTTATTACTCCCCCGCATGGATGCGCATTATCGGCTACGAAGAAAACCCCCTTCCTAGTATCCTCGATACTTGGTTTGAACGCATTTATCAAGAAGATAAAGAAAATAATCTCCAAGAAATATACCTCTACTTAAACAGCAAAAAAGAACTATATCAAAACATTCACCGCCTCAAACATCGTAACGGTGAGTATGTATGGGTACAAGCCAAAGGAAAAAGAGACTTCGACAGTAACGGGAAACCCTATCGCCTAGTAGGTACCATTACCGACATCACCGACAAAGTAAAAGTAGAACAAGAATTAAGAATTGCCAAAGACCAAGCAGAGGCAGCTAACCTCGCCAAAAGTCAATTCTTAGCCACCATGAGCCACGAAATCCGCACTCCCATGAATGCCGTCATCGGTATGACAGGCTTACTCCTTGATACAGAATTAACCCCAGAACAACAAGAATTTACCGAGATTATCCGCACCAGTAGCGATAGTTTGCTCAGTATCATCAACGACATACTAGACTTCTCCAAAATTGAATCAGGAAAACTAGAACTAGAAAAACAACCCTTCTCCCTCTATCAAGTAGTAGAAGAATCCCTGGACTTATTAGCCCCCAAAGCATCCCAAAAAAATATCGAATTAGTTTACTTCCTTGATCCGGACATTTCCCCATCCATCATTGGTGATGTCACTCGTTTGCGACAAGTATTAGTAAACCTGCTCAGTAATGCCGTCAAATTTACCCCCAAAGGAGAAGTTATTTTATCCGCCAACATCGACTCTCCCCATCTTTCTGATAGTCAACAAGGTTACTTATTGTTTGTGGTAGAAGACACGGGTATTGGTGTTCCCAGTAACCGCATGGACAAATTATTTAAAGCCTTTTCCCAAGTAGATGCCTCCACCACTCGTAACTATGGCGGCACAGGATTGGGTTTAGCCATCTGCCAAAAATTAGTTAACCTAATGGGGGGTAGAATGTGGGTAGAAAGTCAAGGTCATGTGGCAGGAGATTGCCCTCCTCAATGGCAAATTACCTCCCATAGCGATACAAAGGGTTCAAAATTCTGTTTCACTATCAAAACCAGATTTTCCAGTGACATCCCTAGCTCTATGGAAACGAACAATTCACTGCTCAGAGGTAAAAAAGTTTTAGTGGTGGATGACAATGAAATTAACCGTCGTATGTTGCTCAGTCAGTGCCATAAATTTGGACTAGAAGTATTCGTTACCGCTTCAGGGGAAGAAACCCTCACCCTCATTGATCAAGAGCAACCAGACATCGACTTAGCCATTCTTGATATGCAAATGCCAAAAATGGATGGGGTAACCCTTGCTAAAGCTATTAGTGCCACGGAAAAATATCACTCAACTCCTTTGATATTATTGAGTTCCATCGGACACGCTGAAATCGAAAAAGCCCTCGAGCAAGTCAATTGGGCGGCAACCCTCATTAAACCCATAAAACAATCAAGACTTTATTATATCTTGTCCAAAATTATTCAAAATCCTGCCCTCAAAGCAAAGCCAGATCAACTTTCTCCTATTTCCTTAACCGATTCCATGGGAGGACAAGAATTGGCCATTACAACTCCTTTAAAGATACTCATTGCCGAAGATAATATTATCAATCAAAAGGTAATTACTAATATTCTTAAACGTTTGGGGTATCGTGCTGATGTGGTAGCCAATGGTTTGGAGGTATTAGATACCCTCCGCCGCCAATCCTATGACCTCATTTTAATGGATGTACAAATGCCAGAAATGGATGGTTTAACCGCTACTCGTCAAATACGGACTCTCTGGAATAGTGCGAGTAATGATTTTTACGGACAACCCCCTCAAATTATTGCCATGACAGCTAATGCCATGGAAGGGGATAGAGAGAGGTGTATTGAGGCAGGAATGAATGATTATTTATCGAAACCTGTAAGGGTGGAAGCTCTTATTGAAAAGTTAAAAACCGTGAAACGATCTGATTCTGCCGTTATATTTAATAATAGTTATCAGAAAGAAAAACCTGTTATCAAGCGCTCAATGACTGAACTAGATCCAAATATAATTGCTGAATTAAAGGACATGATAGGGGAGGAAGATTTTGAAGAGGTTTTCCAAGATTTAATTAATTCCTATTTAGAAGATAGTCCTAAGTTAATGGAAGGTCTTAAATTAGGGGTAGAAAAACAAGACCTAGCACAAATTAAAATTAGTTCTCACACTCTTAAGTCTAGTAGTGTTACTTTGGGAGCTACCTATTTATCCGACTTGTGTCGTCAAGTGGAAGCCCACACCTCCGATGGCAACATGAAGGCAATGGGGGAGTTATTGCCCTTGATTTTGACGGAATATGACCATGTGGAGGATTTGATGAAGGAGCAGTTACAGAAGTTAAACTGA
- a CDS encoding putative ABC transport system ATP-binding protein yields MENKDSSLDNCLIKLENIYKIYGSGNTEVVALSDVNLTIEPGEYCSIMGTSGSGKSTMMNILGCLDRPTKGEYYLNGDNVASLSSRQLAIIRNQRIGFVFQQFHLLAQLSALENVILPMKYAGVSPEEQKARAVEALTKVGLENRLHNRPNQLSGGQQQRVAIARAIVNKPLILLADEPTGALDSETTKEVMKIFEDLNQEGMTIILVTHEHEVAQLTNRAIQFSDGKIIHNNYKIPSLTHQSV; encoded by the coding sequence ATGGAAAACAAAGATTCTAGTTTAGATAATTGTTTAATCAAGTTAGAAAATATCTATAAAATTTATGGCAGTGGTAACACAGAAGTGGTTGCCCTGTCCGATGTAAATTTAACCATTGAGCCGGGAGAATACTGTTCTATTATGGGAACTTCTGGCTCTGGTAAATCTACGATGATGAATATTTTAGGTTGTTTAGATAGACCTACCAAGGGGGAATATTATCTTAATGGGGATAATGTGGCTTCCTTATCATCTCGGCAACTAGCCATAATTCGCAATCAAAGAATCGGTTTTGTGTTTCAGCAATTCCATCTTTTAGCCCAATTAAGTGCTTTGGAAAATGTAATTTTACCCATGAAATATGCGGGGGTATCTCCCGAAGAACAAAAAGCCAGAGCAGTGGAAGCCCTGACAAAAGTTGGTTTAGAAAATCGTCTCCATAACCGTCCTAATCAGCTTTCGGGAGGACAACAACAGCGGGTTGCCATCGCCCGGGCGATCGTCAATAAACCCCTAATCCTCCTCGCCGACGAACCCACAGGAGCCTTAGATTCAGAAACAACCAAAGAAGTAATGAAAATTTTTGAGGACTTAAACCAAGAAGGAATGACCATAATCTTAGTTACCCACGAACACGAAGTTGCCCAACTCACCAACCGAGCCATCCAATTTTCAGACGGCAAAATCATTCATAATAACTATAAAATCCCTTCCCTAACCCATCAATCAGTTTAA
- a CDS encoding putative lipoprotein, translated as MNKISILLLSSLLFLGGCTIGNNEDDFSQDIPPIPPAQEPQDDGEDFDVPVAVGTVGGIIPSTDPETRLRQIEDGRSDPFALPTGPRVTIQTVPQEIENGATTQPDGTAPGTVPPGGTPPGAMAPDGAPLPPGTTLPDGTIVGPGGIPLPPGSTVGPDGTIIGPDGVPIAPGEVAPPPPPPPTFAERILISGVMDVNGQNVAIISTPEGGSTRTVRVGESLMGTDGMVMVRAININPAEGQSVRLKEGLYFVERNLGALEGTVIFEEMGKRVTRQVGQPAPVTEAQS; from the coding sequence ATGAATAAAATATCTATTTTATTGCTCTCTAGTTTGTTATTTTTGGGGGGATGTACCATTGGTAATAATGAGGATGATTTTTCCCAAGATATTCCTCCTATTCCCCCAGCCCAAGAACCCCAAGACGATGGGGAAGATTTTGATGTTCCTGTGGCGGTGGGTACGGTTGGGGGTATAATTCCTTCTACGGATCCTGAGACTAGGTTAAGACAAATCGAAGATGGCAGAAGTGATCCTTTTGCATTGCCAACGGGACCCCGGGTAACTATTCAAACAGTTCCTCAAGAAATAGAAAATGGTGCCACTACACAACCTGATGGAACTGCCCCTGGAACAGTCCCCCCCGGTGGAACTCCTCCCGGCGCTATGGCACCTGATGGAGCCCCTCTTCCTCCAGGGACAACATTACCCGATGGAACTATCGTAGGACCTGGTGGAATTCCTTTACCTCCAGGAAGCACCGTAGGCCCTGATGGCACCATTATTGGACCAGATGGAGTTCCTATTGCACCTGGGGAAGTTGCTCCTCCTCCCCCACCACCACCGACTTTTGCAGAAAGAATTTTGATTTCTGGGGTGATGGATGTGAATGGACAGAATGTTGCGATCATTTCTACTCCTGAGGGAGGTTCTACTCGCACGGTAAGGGTGGGAGAGTCTCTTATGGGTACTGATGGTATGGTAATGGTTAGGGCTATTAATATTAACCCTGCTGAAGGTCAGTCGGTGCGGTTGAAGGAGGGATTATATTTCGTAGAAAGAAATTTAGGTGCTTTAGAAGGTACTGTGATTTTTGAGGAAATGGGTAAGAGGGTTACTCGTCAAGTGGGGCAACCTGCTCCCGTGACTGAGGCGCAGTCTTAA
- the sigB gene encoding RNA polymerase sigma-B factor SigB: protein MPIKSTTQYKTANEELFALYAENKDQRVRNRIVELNLGLVKKEASHWTNQCQENFDDLLQVGSLGLLRAIERFDIEKGFAFSSFALPYIRGEIQHYLRDKGYSVRIPRRCLELKNKANRVVRELREELKRQPNDHEIARKLGVSLGEWQEVKLAYRNREPLSLDAKTSQDEDRSTLGEMLPDSQYHSFQLVEEDKIRIQGALSQLEDTTRKVLEFVFLQDLTQKETAERLGVSVITVSRRIKKGISSMRGMIQQDEFE from the coding sequence ATGCCCATAAAATCTACCACTCAGTACAAAACAGCCAACGAGGAATTATTTGCGCTCTACGCCGAAAACAAGGATCAAAGAGTTCGCAATCGTATTGTAGAGTTAAATTTAGGTTTGGTAAAAAAAGAGGCATCCCATTGGACAAATCAATGTCAAGAAAATTTTGATGATTTGTTACAGGTTGGTAGTCTCGGTTTACTAAGGGCGATCGAAAGATTTGACATAGAAAAAGGTTTTGCTTTTAGTTCTTTTGCCCTTCCCTACATTCGGGGAGAAATTCAACATTATCTCAGAGATAAAGGTTATTCTGTCAGGATTCCCCGTCGTTGTTTAGAATTAAAAAATAAAGCGAATCGTGTGGTCAGAGAGTTGAGAGAAGAGTTAAAACGTCAGCCTAATGATCACGAAATTGCCAGAAAATTAGGAGTATCCTTAGGGGAATGGCAAGAGGTAAAACTAGCTTATAGAAATAGAGAGCCTCTGAGCCTTGATGCGAAAACTAGTCAGGATGAGGATAGATCTACTCTTGGGGAAATGCTCCCAGATTCTCAGTACCATAGTTTTCAGTTAGTAGAAGAAGATAAGATCAGAATTCAAGGTGCTTTATCTCAATTAGAAGATACTACTCGCAAAGTATTAGAATTTGTTTTTTTACAAGATTTAACCCAAAAAGAAACCGCAGAGCGTTTGGGGGTTAGTGTTATTACTGTGTCCCGTCGCATCAAAAAAGGTATTAGTAGCATGAGAGGAATGATCCAACAAGATGAATTTGAGTAA
- the uvrB gene encoding excinuclease ABC subunit UvrB, whose translation MFQLRAPFKPTGDQPTAIKSIIEALENGDRFHTLLGATGTGKTYTVANAIAHHQKPTLVLAHNKTLAAQLCEELRQFFPHNAVEYFVSYYDYYQPEAYIPVTDTYIEKTSSINDEIDMLRHSATRSLFERQDVIVVASISCIYGLGIPSEYLKASVKLTVGQEYDTRQLLRDLVTIQYTRNDIELARGSFRLKGDVLEIVPAYEDRVIRLDFFGDEIDSISLLDPVDGSFIQQLERINIYPARHFVTPQDQLESAIASIKTELEIRLIELEKQGKLVEAQRLKQKTRYDLEMLQEVGYCNGVENYSRHLAGRQPGESPECLVDYFPKDWLLVVDESHVTVPQIRGMYNGDQARKRVLIDHGFRLPSAADNRPLKAEEFWHKVHQCIFVSATPSQWEIEQSESNISQQIIRPTGILDPEIFIRPTENQIDDLLGEVKKRIAKKERVLITTLTKRMAEDLTNYLQERDIKVRYLHSEIQSIERIEIIQGLRAGEFDILIGVNLLREGLDLPEVSLVVIMDADKEGFLRSEKSLIQTIGRAARHVNGEAILYADNLTDSMERALNETERRRKLQLAYNKNNNIIPRSISKKSSSSILEFLDITRRLNSEQLETVYNHIEEVTLDKIPDLIKQFEEQMKTYAKELEFEKAAEMRDKIKNLRAKLRTN comes from the coding sequence ATGTTTCAACTACGAGCGCCCTTTAAACCCACAGGAGACCAACCCACCGCCATCAAATCCATCATCGAAGCCTTGGAAAATGGCGATCGCTTCCATACCCTTTTAGGGGCAACGGGTACAGGCAAAACTTATACGGTGGCAAATGCGATCGCCCATCACCAAAAACCCACCTTAGTTTTAGCCCATAATAAAACCCTCGCTGCCCAATTATGTGAAGAATTAAGGCAGTTTTTCCCCCACAATGCCGTGGAATATTTCGTTAGTTATTACGACTATTATCAACCAGAAGCCTACATCCCCGTTACCGATACCTACATCGAAAAAACCTCATCCATCAATGATGAAATCGATATGTTGCGCCACTCCGCTACCCGTTCATTATTTGAGCGTCAAGATGTAATTGTGGTGGCTTCTATCAGTTGCATTTATGGTTTGGGTATCCCCTCAGAATATTTAAAAGCCTCGGTGAAACTGACCGTTGGGCAAGAATATGACACCCGCCAACTATTACGAGATTTAGTAACCATTCAATATACCCGTAATGACATCGAACTAGCACGGGGTAGTTTTCGACTCAAAGGGGATGTTTTAGAAATCGTTCCCGCCTACGAAGATCGAGTAATTCGCCTTGATTTTTTTGGAGATGAAATCGACTCAATTTCCCTTTTAGACCCCGTAGATGGCTCATTTATCCAGCAATTAGAAAGGATTAATATCTACCCCGCAAGACACTTTGTTACCCCCCAAGATCAGTTAGAAAGTGCGATCGCCTCTATCAAAACAGAATTAGAAATTAGACTAATAGAACTAGAAAAACAAGGAAAATTAGTAGAAGCCCAACGACTAAAACAAAAAACTCGCTACGACTTAGAAATGTTGCAAGAAGTCGGCTACTGCAACGGCGTAGAAAACTATTCTCGTCACCTAGCAGGAAGACAACCGGGAGAATCTCCCGAATGCTTAGTAGATTATTTCCCCAAAGACTGGTTATTAGTGGTAGATGAATCCCATGTTACCGTACCACAAATTAGGGGAATGTATAACGGAGATCAAGCTAGAAAAAGAGTCTTAATTGATCACGGTTTTCGACTCCCTAGCGCGGCAGATAATCGCCCCCTCAAAGCAGAGGAATTTTGGCATAAAGTTCATCAATGTATTTTTGTTTCGGCTACCCCTAGCCAGTGGGAAATTGAACAATCAGAAAGTAATATTTCCCAACAAATAATTCGTCCTACAGGTATTTTAGACCCAGAAATATTTATTAGACCTACCGAAAATCAAATTGATGATTTATTAGGAGAAGTCAAGAAAAGAATAGCTAAAAAAGAGCGGGTATTGATTACTACCCTTACTAAAAGAATGGCAGAAGATTTAACCAATTATCTTCAAGAAAGAGATATAAAAGTTCGATATTTACACTCCGAAATCCAGTCTATTGAAAGAATAGAAATCATACAAGGTTTGAGGGCAGGAGAATTTGATATTCTCATCGGGGTGAACCTACTCAGAGAAGGTTTAGACTTGCCTGAAGTATCTTTAGTAGTCATTATGGATGCTGATAAGGAAGGTTTTTTACGATCAGAAAAATCTTTAATTCAAACCATCGGACGTGCCGCCCGTCATGTTAATGGGGAAGCCATTTTGTATGCAGATAACTTAACCGATAGCATGGAAAGAGCTTTAAATGAGACAGAAAGAAGAAGAAAATTACAGTTAGCTTATAATAAAAACAATAATATTATTCCTCGGTCAATTAGTAAAAAATCTAGTAGTTCTATTTTAGAATTTTTAGATATAACCCGTCGTTTGAATAGTGAACAATTAGAAACGGTTTATAATCATATTGAAGAAGTAACCCTAGATAAAATTCCCGATTTAATTAAACAATTTGAAGAGCAAATGAAAACTTATGCTAAGGAATTAGAATTTGAAAAAGCGGCAGAAATGAGAGATAAAATTAAAAATTTAAGGGCAAAATTAAGAACTAATTAA
- the pyk gene encoding pyruvate kinase Pyk → MSEKFSRRTKIVATVGPGCANPETLRKMILAGANTFRLNFSHGTHEVHQSSIRMIRQVENELNRPIGILQDLQGPKIRLGKYECGSIELHEGDRYVLTSRDVKCDDKIACISYEHLAEEVPLNARILLDDGRVEMVVKEIDKENRDLHCQVVVGGVLSSNKGVNFPNVYLSVKALTEKDKKDLMFGLDQRVDWVALSFVRNPQDVLEIKDLIASAGKSTPVIAKIEKHEAIEQMEEILSLCDGVMVARGDLGVELPAEDVPILQKRLIRTANRLGIPIITATQMLDSMANSPSPTRAEVSDVANAILDGTDAVMLSNETAVGKYPVQAVATMAKIARRTEEERDSIAPHMLTQMDSQNIPNAISGAVGQIAKQLKASAIMTLTKTGATARNVSKFRPKTPILAITPHVSISRQLQLVWGVKPLLLLDMPGLKQVFSSAIELAREEELLEDGNLVVMTAGTLQGVAGSTDLIKVEIVKGLLSEGLGIGQGVITGRTKVIHDVNNLTNFNQGDILVAKGTDNNYVDAMRLASGIITEEGGVRSHAAQIGMRLGIPVIVGVKDATTVIRDASFVTMKIEQGLVYLGTDGSQDGVD, encoded by the coding sequence ATGTCTGAGAAATTTTCCCGCCGTACTAAAATTGTAGCAACCGTCGGTCCTGGTTGTGCGAATCCCGAAACATTGCGCAAAATGATCCTTGCTGGCGCCAATACTTTTCGTCTCAACTTTTCCCATGGTACCCACGAAGTCCATCAAAGTAGTATTCGGATGATTCGCCAAGTGGAAAATGAGCTTAATCGTCCCATTGGTATTTTACAAGATTTACAAGGCCCTAAAATTCGGTTAGGTAAATATGAATGTGGTTCTATTGAATTACATGAGGGCGATCGCTATGTACTCACCAGTAGGGATGTAAAATGTGATGATAAAATTGCCTGTATTAGTTACGAACATCTAGCAGAAGAAGTTCCCCTCAATGCCAGAATCCTTCTTGATGATGGTAGGGTGGAAATGGTAGTAAAAGAAATTGATAAAGAAAATAGAGATCTTCATTGTCAGGTAGTGGTAGGGGGTGTACTCTCCAGCAACAAAGGAGTTAACTTCCCCAACGTTTATTTATCCGTCAAAGCCCTAACGGAAAAAGATAAAAAAGATTTAATGTTTGGGTTAGATCAAAGGGTGGACTGGGTAGCCCTTAGTTTCGTGAGAAATCCCCAAGATGTCTTAGAAATCAAAGATTTAATTGCCAGTGCCGGAAAATCTACCCCCGTCATTGCCAAAATAGAAAAACACGAAGCCATTGAACAAATGGAGGAAATTCTTTCTCTGTGTGATGGGGTTATGGTCGCAAGGGGAGATTTAGGGGTTGAATTACCCGCTGAGGACGTTCCCATTTTACAAAAACGCTTGATTCGTACCGCTAATCGTTTGGGTATTCCCATCATTACCGCCACTCAAATGTTAGACAGTATGGCAAATAGTCCTAGCCCCACTAGGGCAGAGGTTTCTGATGTTGCTAATGCCATTTTGGATGGTACCGATGCAGTAATGCTTTCCAATGAAACGGCGGTGGGTAAATATCCTGTTCAAGCGGTGGCTACCATGGCAAAAATTGCTAGACGCACCGAGGAAGAAAGGGATTCCATTGCCCCCCATATGCTCACCCAAATGGATAGTCAAAATATTCCCAATGCCATTTCTGGGGCAGTCGGGCAAATTGCTAAACAGCTTAAGGCTAGTGCCATCATGACTCTTACAAAAACGGGTGCAACGGCTCGTAACGTGTCCAAATTTCGCCCGAAAACACCAATTTTGGCGATCACCCCCCACGTGAGCATTTCCCGTCAACTACAGCTTGTCTGGGGAGTAAAACCTTTATTATTGTTGGATATGCCAGGTTTAAAACAGGTTTTCAGTTCGGCTATTGAGTTGGCAAGGGAAGAGGAGTTGTTAGAAGATGGTAATTTGGTGGTAATGACCGCAGGGACTTTACAGGGGGTAGCAGGTTCCACGGATTTGATTAAGGTGGAGATTGTAAAGGGTTTACTTAGCGAGGGCCTTGGTATCGGGCAAGGGGTCATTACTGGGCGCACCAAGGTAATCCATGATGTTAATAACCTTACTAATTTTAATCAGGGGGATATTTTGGTGGCGAAAGGCACGGATAATAATTATGTAGATGCCATGCGTTTGGCTAGTGGTATTATTACCGAGGAGGGTGGAGTGCGATCGCACGCTGCCCAGATAGGAATGC